One genomic region from Phragmites australis chromosome 1, lpPhrAust1.1, whole genome shotgun sequence encodes:
- the LOC133890801 gene encoding EPIDERMAL PATTERNING FACTOR-like protein 9 isoform X2 — protein MANGCPTTTTSSLLLFFLLSCLLSGRALCNQGHHGRTSVYVEQYPHQELPEKHIVLEETVKGLNKDKLPMYARRMLIGSTAPICTYNECRGCRFKCTAEQVPVDSNDPMNSAYHYKCVCHSNNHLYKRAVC, from the exons ATGGCTAATGGTTGCCCCACAACTACCACaagctccctcctcctcttcttccttctctcttgcCTGCTTAGCGGCCGTGCTCTCTGCAACCAAGGTCACCATGGCAGAACATCAG TTTATGTAGAACAATATCCCCACCAGGAATTGCCTGAAAAACATATAGTTTTGGAGGAGACCGTGAAG GGTCTAAACAAGGACAAACTGCCTATGTATGCAAGGAGAATGTTGATCGGCTCCACTGCTCCGATATGCACATACAATGAGTGCAGGGGGTGTCGATTCAAGTGCACTGCTGAGCAAGTCCCAGTGGATTCAAACGACCCTATGAACAGTGCTTACCATTACAAGTGTGTTTGCCACAG TAACAACCACCTATACAAACGTGCAGTATGTTAA
- the LOC133890801 gene encoding uncharacterized protein LOC133890801 isoform X1, which produces MANGCPTTTTSSLLLFFLLSCLLSGRALCNQGHHGRTSGAVYVEQYPHQELPEKHIVLEETVKGLNKDKLPMYARRMLIGSTAPICTYNECRGCRFKCTAEQVPVDSNDPMNSAYHYKCVCHSNNHLYKRAVC; this is translated from the exons ATGGCTAATGGTTGCCCCACAACTACCACaagctccctcctcctcttcttccttctctcttgcCTGCTTAGCGGCCGTGCTCTCTGCAACCAAGGTCACCATGGCAGAACATCAG GTGCAGTTTATGTAGAACAATATCCCCACCAGGAATTGCCTGAAAAACATATAGTTTTGGAGGAGACCGTGAAG GGTCTAAACAAGGACAAACTGCCTATGTATGCAAGGAGAATGTTGATCGGCTCCACTGCTCCGATATGCACATACAATGAGTGCAGGGGGTGTCGATTCAAGTGCACTGCTGAGCAAGTCCCAGTGGATTCAAACGACCCTATGAACAGTGCTTACCATTACAAGTGTGTTTGCCACAG TAACAACCACCTATACAAACGTGCAGTATGTTAA
- the LOC133890801 gene encoding EPIDERMAL PATTERNING FACTOR-like protein 9 isoform X3, producing the protein MANGCPTTTTSSLLLFFLLSCLLSGRALCNQGHHGRTSGAVYVEQYPHQELPEKHIVLEETVKGLNKDKLPMYARRMLIGSTAPICTYNECRGCRFKCTAEQVPVDSNDPMNSAYHYKCVCHR; encoded by the exons ATGGCTAATGGTTGCCCCACAACTACCACaagctccctcctcctcttcttccttctctcttgcCTGCTTAGCGGCCGTGCTCTCTGCAACCAAGGTCACCATGGCAGAACATCAG GTGCAGTTTATGTAGAACAATATCCCCACCAGGAATTGCCTGAAAAACATATAGTTTTGGAGGAGACCGTGAAG GGTCTAAACAAGGACAAACTGCCTATGTATGCAAGGAGAATGTTGATCGGCTCCACTGCTCCGATATGCACATACAATGAGTGCAGGGGGTGTCGATTCAAGTGCACTGCTGAGCAAGTCCCAGTGGATTCAAACGACCCTATGAACAGTGCTTACCATTACAAGTGTGTTTGCCACAGGTGA
- the LOC133927199 gene encoding protein YLS7-like, translating to MPMSLPGRKAAAGAAGIRRWLITVVVSVVSLVLTLAVISLSVASSLPRTSLYDYLPVLANGLGKLPSSVQHADGGKNDAAIDAPLHGEVLQGGQEPLVEQNGQGGDVNSSERSVPTGTTDSKAPDPVAIGDATAKTDDDSANGFQSAEQGTCDLYHGEWFLDSSGPLYTNNSCPIITQMQNCQGNGRPDKDYENWRWKPEQCTLPRFDAWKFLELMRGKTLAFVGDSVARNQMESLLCILWQVDVPQNRGNKRMHKWLFKSTSTTIARVWSSWLVHRSTEAVGIAPKGLDKVFLDIPDETFMEFLPRFDVLVLSSGHWFAKRSAYIQNGNVVGGQLWWPRQAGKMQINNVDAFGVSVETCLTAVATNPNFTGLAIVRSWSPDHYEGGAWNTGGSCTGKVKPLDEVVRNGFTDVMHGKQVTGFREAVKNAGKHGSRLKLMDITEPFAFRADGHPGPYRSPDPNKKTQRGPDGKPPPQDCLHWCMPGPVDTWNEMLLEIIRREFERDRS from the exons ATGCCCATGAGCTTGCCGGGGAGGAAGGCCGCGGCTGGGGCTGCCGGAATCCGGCGGTGGCTCATCACCGTCGTCGTGTCGGTGGTGTCGCTGGTGCTGACCCTCGCCGTGATATCGCTCTCGGTGGCCTCGTCCCTGCCTCGGACGTCGCTGTACGATTACCTCCCTGTCCTTGCTAATGGCCTGGGGAAGCTGCCGTCTTCGGTTCAGCATGCTGATGGGGGCAAGAACGATGCTGCAATTGATGCCCCATTACACGGGGAAGTGTTGCAGGGTGGCCAGGAACCCTTGGTGGAGCAGAATGGTCAGGGTGGTGACGTGAATTCTAGCGAACGGTCTGTGCCTACAGGAACAACTGACAGCAAAGCGCCGGATCCGGTTGCTATCGGTGATGCCACGGCGAAAACTGATGATGATTCAGCAAATGGGTTTCAAAGCGCTGAGCAAG GTACCTGTGATCTATACCATGGGGAATggtttcttgattcttctgggcCACTATACACAAACAACTCTTGCCCTATCATTACACAGATGCAGAATTGCCAGGGAAATGGACGACCGGATAAGGACTATGAGAATTGGAGATGGAAACCTGAACAGTGCACCCTCCCGCGCTTTGATGCATGGAAGTTCTTGGAGTTGATGAGAGGCAAGACACTTGCTTTTGTTGGGGATTCAGTTGCTCGGAATCAGATGGAGTCCCTCCTTTGCATTCTGTGGCAG GTAGACGTCCCACAAAACCGTGGCAACAAAAGGATGCATAAGTGGCTCTTCAAGTCAACTTCAACAACTATAGCTCGTGTCTGGTCTTCTTGGTTAGTGCACAGGTCAACTGAAGCGGTGGGGATTGCTCCTAAGGGTCTTGATAAGGTTTTTCTGGATATCCCTGATGAGACCTTCATGGAGTTTCTCCCAAGATTTGATGTACTTGTCCTCTCCTCTGGCCACTGGTTTGCCAAACGATCAGCCTATATCCAGAATGGGAATGTTGTCGGAGGGCAGCTTTGGTGGCCTCGTCAAGCAGGAAAGATGCAGATCAACAACGTTGATGCTTTTGGTGTCTCTGTTGAGACATGCCTGACTGCTGTTGCGACCAACCCAAATTTCACAGGTCTAGCTATTGTGCGCTCGTGGTCACCAGATCATTATGAAGGTGGAGCATGGAACACTGGTGGATCATGCACTGGAAAGGTCAAGCCATTGGATGAGGTGGTGAGGAATGGTTTTACCGACGTGATGCATGGAAAGCAGGTTACAGGCTTCAGGGAGGCAGTGAAGAATGCAGGGAAACACGGTTCCAGGTTGAAATTGATGGACATAACCGAACCCTTTGCCTTCAGGGCTGATGGGCATCCTGGTCCATATAGAAGTCCTGACCCAAACAAGAAGACACAAAGAGGGCCAGATGGAAAGCCTCCACCTCAGGATTGTCTGCATTGGTGCATGCCAGGACCAGTAGATACATGGAATGAGATGTTGCTAGAGATTATACGAAGAGAGTTCGAGAGAGATAGAAGCTGA